ATCTATACCCTTCAATCTGACTGAATCAGCCGACTAGCGCTTTTTGCTTGTCCCTGAAAGGGGGGAGGACGGCTGGGGCAAGGCAAGGCCGTGCTTTGCCGGGGCGGAGGCACTAGGATGACCGCGCCCGGTTAAGACAGGAAGAGCCATGCAGGTCCCCGTTCCGGAATGGTCGAAGAAGCTGTCGCTTAGAACCTATGTCCTGATCGCCGCCGGGCTCGTCGCGCTGCAGGCGCTCGTCCTCCTCGCCTTGGGCCAGCCCGCGATCTGCGCCTGCGGGACCGTCAGGCTATGGCACGGGAGCGTATTGAGCGCCGAGAACTCGCAGCAGCTCACCGACTGGTACACCTATTCCCACGTCATCCACGGCTTCGGCTTTTATCTCCTTTTGTGGCTCGTCGCGCCGCGCCTGCCGGTCGGGTTGAGATTCGCGATCGCGCTCGGGCTCGAAGCCGGCTGGGAGGTGATCGAGAACACGCCCTTCATCATCGACCGCTATCGCGAGACGGCGCTGGCGCAGGGCTATGTGGGCGACAGCGTGATCAACTCGGTCTTCGATACGATGGCTGCGGGCCTCGGCTTTGCTCTCGCCCGCCTGCTGCCTTACTGGGCGCCGATCGGGCTTGCCATCGCCATGGAGATCTTCGTCGGCTTCATGATCCGCGACAATCTCACCCTCAACATCATCCAGCTCGTCTGGCCGAGCGAAGCCATCTCCGCCTGGCAGGCCGGCGGGTAGGGCCGCAATGACGATATCGCGCCCAACGGGC
The sequence above is a segment of the Hyphomicrobiales bacterium genome. Coding sequences within it:
- a CDS encoding DUF2585 domain-containing protein, whose protein sequence is MQVPVPEWSKKLSLRTYVLIAAGLVALQALVLLALGQPAICACGTVRLWHGSVLSAENSQQLTDWYTYSHVIHGFGFYLLLWLVAPRLPVGLRFAIALGLEAGWEVIENTPFIIDRYRETALAQGYVGDSVINSVFDTMAAGLGFALARLLPYWAPIGLAIAMEIFVGFMIRDNLTLNIIQLVWPSEAISAWQAGG